One Corallococcus exiguus DNA segment encodes these proteins:
- a CDS encoding cell wall anchor protein codes for MTPFRSLWLAAALLMAACGTTELAQPDDVQDATTAQGLSTLSVRGTTSASGLATTTLSIPTPVGTAAGDVLVMQLSNREAVTAVATPPAGWTLLRSEQSASAIKSWLFLRVASAAEPSSHTFTLDLASSMAATLVAVSGADPLQPIDVHVGQKNGNSASLALPVATTSSANGLAVWFSAQVWGGAACPAVHTPPTGFTEQLDTCLVSSSRGVLHSAATSELGAAGAQPAFTGSSTLPNTNITHAVVLRPLQPPATGEITLVGTTHASGKTVTSLTLSTPTGVAAGNVLLAHLANRNQIGAELTPPAGWTLVRTDMSTWSIRGWIFVRVATASEPASHTFQSSIASNLVGNLVAYAGVNPANPIDTHAGKSNSGSTAFTTPQLSTSTAGGAAVWFGAQAWTGAACPTPAIEPPVGFAETYDTCLVSSSQGLVFNAAFMPLAGAGIQGPFNGSSTFAETNVAQVVALRRAEVAPSSGVALRGSSRHSGLSIASLSIPKPSGTEANDALIARVTVRNNISATVTPPAGWTFLRSEQSAWAIRTWIFYRVAGASEPASYAFGLDATTHMAGSVEAFSGVDPIQPIDVHAGQKNGDSASFTVPDVVTGSAGGLAVWYGSQVWPDATCPATGIEPPLGFTEAFDACLGHTNGLLFNAAYRSLTAPGLQTSLSGSSAFVQTNTAHVIVLRAANAPSCMVGDTYASTFTLQGTVTAPEIVEPSGLAASRVVGNALYVHNEDTTAIVAINPLNASTIGTFNVTNVTPADWEDLATGPCPSGSCIFIGDIGKWSANFPPGGSPTSFTIYRVPEPDLANGQTSGGLVAEAFPFVYPDGAKDAESLMVHPTTGDIYVVTKNGGTGQSGVYKFPQPLTPGVQATLIHVHTIQLPLNGDANFSAATAAAIHPCADRFLLRTYRTVYEFRATPGLGFESAVFATPVTLTDTSEGQGEAIEYEANGASYFTMSESPSPFRLKRVPLR; via the coding sequence CGACGGCCCAGGGCCTCTCCACGCTCTCCGTGCGAGGAACCACCAGCGCGAGCGGCCTGGCCACCACCACCCTCTCCATCCCCACCCCCGTCGGTACGGCCGCCGGAGATGTGTTGGTGATGCAGCTGAGCAATCGCGAGGCCGTCACCGCCGTCGCCACCCCACCCGCTGGCTGGACGCTGCTGCGCTCCGAGCAGAGCGCCTCGGCCATCAAGTCCTGGCTCTTCCTCCGCGTGGCCAGCGCGGCCGAGCCGAGCAGTCACACCTTCACCCTCGACCTCGCCAGCTCCATGGCGGCCACCCTGGTCGCGGTGTCGGGCGCGGATCCGCTCCAGCCGATCGACGTGCACGTGGGCCAGAAGAATGGCAACAGCGCGAGCCTCGCGCTGCCCGTCGCCACCACGTCGTCCGCGAACGGCCTCGCAGTGTGGTTCTCGGCCCAGGTCTGGGGAGGCGCCGCGTGCCCCGCGGTCCACACCCCTCCGACGGGCTTCACCGAGCAGCTCGACACCTGCCTCGTCTCGTCGTCGCGCGGCGTGCTGCACAGCGCCGCCACCTCGGAGCTCGGGGCCGCAGGTGCCCAGCCCGCCTTCACCGGCAGCTCCACGCTCCCCAACACCAACATCACGCACGCGGTGGTGCTGCGTCCCCTCCAGCCGCCGGCCACCGGGGAGATCACCCTCGTCGGCACCACGCACGCGAGCGGCAAGACGGTCACCAGCCTGACCCTCTCGACCCCTACGGGCGTCGCCGCCGGTAACGTGCTGCTGGCGCACCTTGCGAACCGGAACCAGATCGGCGCCGAGCTCACCCCGCCTGCGGGTTGGACGCTGGTGCGCACCGACATGAGCACCTGGAGCATCCGCGGCTGGATCTTCGTCCGCGTCGCCACCGCCAGCGAGCCCGCGAGCCACACGTTCCAGAGTTCCATCGCGAGCAACCTCGTCGGCAACCTCGTGGCGTATGCCGGCGTCAATCCGGCCAACCCGATCGACACGCACGCCGGCAAGAGCAACAGCGGCTCGACGGCCTTCACGACGCCGCAGCTGAGCACCTCGACCGCGGGCGGGGCTGCCGTCTGGTTCGGCGCGCAGGCGTGGACCGGCGCCGCGTGTCCGACCCCGGCGATCGAGCCCCCCGTGGGCTTCGCCGAGACCTACGACACCTGCTTGGTGTCCTCGTCCCAGGGCCTCGTCTTCAACGCCGCCTTCATGCCCCTCGCCGGTGCCGGCATCCAGGGACCGTTCAACGGGAGCTCGACGTTCGCCGAGACCAACGTCGCGCAGGTCGTCGCCCTTCGCCGCGCCGAGGTCGCACCGTCCTCGGGGGTCGCGTTGCGTGGGAGCTCGCGCCACAGCGGCCTGTCGATCGCTTCGCTGTCGATCCCCAAGCCGTCGGGGACCGAGGCCAACGACGCGCTCATCGCGCGGGTGACCGTGCGCAACAACATCTCCGCGACCGTCACGCCGCCCGCCGGCTGGACGTTCCTGCGCTCGGAGCAGAGCGCCTGGGCCATCCGCACCTGGATCTTCTACCGCGTCGCGGGCGCCTCCGAGCCCGCGAGCTACGCGTTCGGACTGGACGCGACCACCCACATGGCGGGGAGCGTGGAGGCCTTCAGCGGCGTCGATCCGATCCAGCCAATCGACGTGCACGCAGGCCAGAAGAACGGCGACTCCGCGTCGTTCACCGTGCCCGACGTGGTGACCGGCAGCGCGGGTGGCCTCGCCGTCTGGTACGGCTCACAGGTCTGGCCGGACGCCACCTGCCCTGCCACCGGCATCGAGCCGCCGCTCGGCTTCACCGAGGCCTTCGACGCGTGCCTGGGTCACACCAATGGACTGCTCTTCAATGCGGCCTACCGGTCGCTCACCGCGCCGGGCCTCCAGACGAGCCTCTCCGGCAGCTCCGCGTTCGTGCAGACCAACACCGCGCACGTGATCGTCCTGCGCGCCGCCAACGCCCCCAGTTGCATGGTCGGCGACACGTACGCGAGCACCTTCACGCTCCAGGGCACCGTGACCGCGCCGGAAATCGTGGAGCCCTCGGGCCTGGCCGCGAGCCGCGTGGTCGGCAACGCGCTCTACGTGCACAACGAGGACACCACCGCGATCGTCGCGATCAACCCCCTCAACGCGAGCACGATCGGCACGTTCAACGTGACCAACGTGACGCCGGCCGACTGGGAGGACCTCGCAACCGGGCCCTGCCCGAGCGGCTCGTGCATCTTCATCGGTGACATCGGGAAGTGGAGCGCCAACTTCCCTCCGGGTGGCAGCCCCACGTCGTTCACGATCTACCGCGTGCCCGAGCCGGATCTCGCCAACGGCCAGACCTCGGGGGGGCTCGTCGCCGAGGCCTTCCCGTTCGTCTATCCGGACGGCGCGAAGGACGCGGAGTCGCTGATGGTGCACCCCACCACCGGGGACATCTACGTCGTCACCAAGAACGGGGGCACGGGGCAGAGCGGCGTGTACAAGTTCCCCCAGCCGCTGACGCCGGGCGTGCAGGCCACGCTGATCCACGTCCACACGATCCAGCTGCCGCTGAACGGAGACGCCAACTTCTCGGCCGCGACCGCGGCGGCGATCCACCCATGCGCGGATCGCTTCCTCCTTCGCACCTACCGCACTGTCTACGAGTTCCGTGCGACGCCGGGACTTGGCTTCGAGTCGGCCGTCTTCGCGACGCCCGTCACGCTGACCGACACCTCCGAGGGCCAGGGTGAGGCGATCGAGTACGAGGCCAACGGCGCGAGCTACTTCACGATGAGCGAGAGCCCCTCGCCCTTCAGGCTCAAGCGCGTGCCCCTGCGGTAG
- a CDS encoding tetratricopeptide repeat protein, with product MRTCPQEATLTDFLAGLLSEEHRTHVLAHMESCADCRWVLAAGEGAGALSSAPEVVAKEPLPPLLLPGATVSRYVVRERLGSGAMGVVHAADDPELGRRVALKVLRPEGRQREELQQRLLREAQALARLSHPNVVTLYDVGTFGDGVFLAMALVEGTTLAEWMKQPRPWKEVLRVFLEAGKGLAAAHAAGLVHRDFKPANALLGKDGRVFVTDFGIARLLHQEEGASLQEHAEPPVTPMGQLTRTGQLLGTPAYIAPELVRGQRADARSDEFSFCVALHEALFGARPFQGETLKELVQSSEQGRLSPPKRDVKVPARVRRAVLRGLSAKPEERFPTMQSLLAALAPPPHRRLVPLLVTTALAGMMGILAAYGTTAQRREASCEQDAEKVAVAWSPARRERVRAAFLATDVASAAQAWEKFAAVLDAHTAQWRALRTEACRAATGDTADQARQTAACLDARLWQIAAVTEVLEKADAQTVQNARQLAVSLEGLVGCRDTPGLSSRPQPPDDLRAQVDEARHKLALAHAHLVSHRFKEGLAMTSALLEEMKGLGYKPLEAEVFLAHGTFLGGLNKTKEAEAFFYQALWAAEAAGDEETEARTWLELIWVAGEEQSRPDEAEKLVRHAQAAVERLGRERFPDITTELHSRLSSLREHQGHLAEAEKEALQGLEFSRRRNGPDSLRTPNLLHQLGRIRFVQGRYEDALRLHRQALELRERVLGPDNPALVTSYNRVATASLEMGRHAEAVSAWRKALALQEASSNPEITPLGTVLLNLAGVSRIEGRLEEARSMIERARAIFERARGPNHLTVSFAFSEQAVVSNEAGQSTEALALATEALERVRRGLGPDTTRAALPLTVRGQVHLKARRFPEARRDLLDALKLLEEAHGLEGGRTVTVLLPLAELALATRAPAEALTYCERARKVTEKVQGPESVDSASALTCTGKAHLALGTAAQAIPLLERARRIQTRWGDPGDAEAAGRTAFLLARALLETRSAPDRARALAMAEEARTRLESVGVRGRSELQKVLAWQRREVKR from the coding sequence ATGCGGACATGTCCCCAGGAAGCGACGCTGACGGACTTTCTTGCCGGGCTGCTTTCCGAAGAGCACCGGACGCATGTTCTTGCCCACATGGAGAGCTGTGCGGACTGTCGGTGGGTCCTGGCGGCGGGAGAGGGCGCAGGGGCCCTGTCCAGTGCTCCGGAGGTCGTCGCGAAGGAGCCTTTGCCCCCGCTGCTCCTTCCTGGCGCAACGGTTTCCCGCTACGTGGTGCGGGAGCGCCTCGGCTCCGGAGCCATGGGCGTCGTGCACGCCGCGGATGATCCGGAGCTCGGCCGCCGGGTCGCCCTCAAGGTGCTGCGCCCCGAGGGGCGCCAACGCGAGGAACTGCAGCAGCGGCTGCTGCGCGAGGCACAGGCACTGGCCCGACTCTCCCACCCGAATGTCGTCACCCTCTACGACGTGGGCACCTTTGGCGACGGTGTCTTCCTGGCCATGGCATTGGTGGAGGGCACCACCCTGGCGGAGTGGATGAAGCAGCCGCGTCCCTGGAAGGAGGTGCTACGGGTCTTCCTCGAAGCCGGAAAAGGCCTGGCCGCCGCGCACGCCGCGGGACTGGTGCACCGCGACTTCAAGCCCGCCAACGCCCTCCTCGGGAAGGATGGGCGCGTCTTCGTGACGGACTTTGGCATCGCCCGGCTCCTCCACCAGGAGGAGGGCGCGTCACTCCAGGAGCATGCCGAGCCCCCTGTCACTCCCATGGGCCAGCTCACCCGGACGGGCCAGCTTCTGGGCACGCCCGCCTACATCGCCCCGGAGCTGGTGCGAGGCCAGCGCGCGGATGCCCGCTCCGACGAGTTCAGCTTCTGTGTGGCACTCCACGAGGCCCTCTTCGGCGCGCGTCCCTTCCAGGGCGAGACACTGAAGGAGCTGGTCCAGTCCTCTGAGCAAGGGCGGCTGAGCCCTCCGAAGCGTGACGTGAAGGTGCCGGCCCGGGTTCGACGCGCGGTCCTCCGGGGGCTCAGCGCGAAGCCCGAGGAGCGCTTCCCCACCATGCAGTCCCTGCTGGCGGCCCTCGCGCCACCGCCGCACCGCAGACTCGTGCCGCTTCTCGTCACGACGGCCCTGGCCGGAATGATGGGAATCCTCGCGGCCTACGGGACAACGGCGCAGCGGCGCGAGGCCAGCTGTGAGCAGGACGCGGAGAAGGTCGCGGTGGCCTGGAGTCCCGCGCGCCGCGAGCGGGTCCGCGCAGCCTTCCTCGCCACGGACGTGGCCTCTGCCGCCCAGGCCTGGGAGAAGTTCGCGGCGGTGCTGGATGCCCACACCGCTCAATGGCGGGCGCTTCGCACGGAAGCCTGTCGGGCCGCGACAGGCGACACCGCGGACCAGGCCAGGCAGACCGCCGCGTGCCTCGATGCGCGGCTCTGGCAAATCGCCGCTGTCACGGAGGTGCTGGAGAAGGCCGACGCGCAGACGGTGCAGAACGCGCGCCAACTGGCGGTATCTCTCGAGGGCCTCGTCGGATGCCGGGACACGCCGGGGCTCTCCAGCCGACCCCAGCCGCCCGATGACCTCCGCGCCCAGGTGGATGAGGCACGGCACAAGCTGGCGCTGGCCCACGCCCACCTCGTGTCGCACCGGTTCAAGGAGGGCCTCGCGATGACGTCCGCCCTCCTCGAAGAGATGAAGGGGCTCGGCTACAAGCCGCTGGAGGCAGAGGTGTTCCTGGCCCACGGCACGTTCCTCGGGGGCCTCAACAAGACAAAGGAGGCGGAGGCGTTCTTCTACCAAGCCCTGTGGGCGGCCGAGGCCGCGGGTGACGAAGAGACAGAGGCGCGGACCTGGCTGGAGCTCATCTGGGTGGCGGGCGAGGAACAGTCCCGCCCCGACGAAGCGGAGAAGCTCGTCCGGCACGCCCAGGCCGCCGTCGAGCGGCTGGGGCGGGAGCGCTTCCCGGACATCACGACGGAGCTGCACTCGCGCCTGTCGTCGCTGCGGGAGCATCAAGGCCATCTCGCCGAGGCGGAGAAGGAGGCACTCCAGGGCCTGGAGTTCTCGCGCAGGAGGAATGGCCCGGACAGCCTCCGTACGCCCAACCTCCTCCACCAGTTGGGACGCATCCGCTTTGTCCAGGGCCGCTATGAGGACGCGCTGAGACTCCACCGCCAAGCCCTGGAGCTGCGCGAGCGCGTACTGGGCCCCGACAACCCGGCCCTCGTAACTTCCTACAACCGGGTCGCCACGGCGTCGCTGGAGATGGGCCGGCACGCCGAGGCCGTCAGCGCCTGGCGCAAAGCCCTGGCCCTCCAGGAGGCGTCCTCCAACCCGGAGATCACCCCCCTGGGGACGGTGCTGCTCAACCTCGCCGGGGTCTCGCGCATCGAGGGCCGGCTGGAGGAGGCGCGGTCCATGATCGAGCGGGCGCGCGCCATCTTCGAGCGGGCCCGGGGCCCCAACCACCTCACCGTCAGCTTCGCGTTCTCGGAGCAGGCGGTCGTCTCCAACGAGGCGGGCCAGAGCACCGAGGCGCTTGCCCTTGCTACCGAGGCCCTGGAGCGCGTCCGGCGCGGACTGGGCCCGGACACGACGCGCGCCGCCCTACCGCTGACCGTCCGGGGACAGGTGCACCTGAAGGCGCGCCGCTTCCCCGAGGCCAGGCGTGACCTGCTGGACGCGCTGAAGCTACTGGAGGAGGCGCATGGCCTGGAGGGCGGGAGGACGGTGACAGTGCTCCTGCCCCTGGCCGAGCTGGCCCTGGCGACCCGGGCGCCTGCGGAAGCGCTCACGTACTGCGAGCGCGCACGAAAGGTCACCGAGAAGGTCCAGGGCCCAGAGTCCGTGGATTCCGCGAGCGCGCTGACCTGTACTGGAAAGGCACACCTGGCGCTGGGCACTGCGGCACAGGCCATCCCACTGCTCGAGCGCGCCCGGCGCATCCAGACCCGCTGGGGCGATCCCGGTGACGCGGAGGCGGCTGGGAGGACCGCGTTTCTGTTGGCCCGGGCGCTCCTGGAAACACGCTCCGCCCCGGACCGGGCGCGGGCGCTCGCGATGGCCGAGGAGGCGCGGACGCGGCTGGAGTCCGTGGGCGTCCGAGGCCGGTCGGAGCTCCAGAAGGTGCTGGCCTGGCAGCGGCGAGAGGTGAAGCGATGA
- a CDS encoding RNA polymerase subunit sigma-70, whose amino-acid sequence MNSQPKRGILTALLREHLSREQRSELETVEGLEVLLHEHVEAARTGWPTLPLPVESFMRHLARHLPAGKASEVMRILHGADLYLACACSTGEPSALRAFEQDILRRIPARLGRVSPNMVDEVLQVLRERLLVSSGSTPPRIATYGGRGPLLTWVGIIAARITGELVGRDERHQLVAEPPEELARHLAPSDPEYALLREDARQFLVESLRKAVAVLPEQERPLLRLHHFHGFTMDRLALMYGGSRSGVARKLADAREQLLERVRMELAPRLKQDQLALESLLGLVSSRLDISLLGMLD is encoded by the coding sequence ATGAACTCACAACCGAAGAGAGGCATCCTGACGGCGCTGCTGCGGGAGCACCTGTCACGGGAGCAGCGCTCGGAGCTGGAGACCGTGGAGGGGCTGGAAGTGCTGCTGCACGAACACGTCGAGGCAGCCCGGACCGGATGGCCCACGTTGCCGCTCCCGGTCGAGTCCTTCATGCGGCACCTCGCCCGGCACCTGCCCGCGGGAAAGGCCTCAGAGGTGATGCGCATCCTCCACGGTGCCGACCTGTACCTCGCGTGCGCTTGCTCCACCGGGGAGCCCTCGGCCCTCCGGGCCTTCGAGCAGGACATCCTCCGGCGCATCCCCGCCCGGCTCGGGAGAGTGTCGCCGAACATGGTGGACGAAGTGCTGCAGGTACTGCGTGAGCGGCTGCTGGTGAGCAGCGGCAGCACGCCCCCGAGGATTGCGACCTATGGAGGTCGAGGGCCCCTACTGACCTGGGTGGGCATCATCGCCGCGCGCATCACCGGGGAGCTGGTGGGCCGGGACGAGCGCCATCAGCTCGTCGCGGAACCTCCCGAGGAACTCGCGCGTCACCTGGCCCCGAGCGACCCCGAGTACGCGCTGCTGCGCGAAGACGCGCGCCAGTTCCTCGTCGAGTCGCTCCGAAAAGCGGTGGCGGTGCTACCTGAGCAGGAGCGTCCCCTGCTGCGCTTGCACCATTTCCATGGGTTCACGATGGACCGGCTGGCGCTCATGTATGGCGGCTCGCGCTCCGGCGTCGCGCGCAAGCTTGCCGATGCCCGCGAGCAATTGCTCGAGCGCGTTCGCATGGAACTCGCGCCAAGGCTGAAACAAGATCAGCTCGCACTGGAGAGCCTTCTCGGACTGGTCAGCAGCCGACTGGATATCAGCCTCCTTGGAATGTTGGACTGA
- a CDS encoding RCC1 domain-containing protein gives MIRLSRLMECLLLLGAGCVVPSIDDLCPKEVILAYPDEDGDGYGAAGAEGRRICGRVPKGYSTVADDCDDRPGVGALFHPGVAEVCDGVDNDCDGLNDEGFMRDFYADRDGDGVGAGDAVSACVPPPAHVALAGDCDDNDAERGPGRFEVLDGKDNNCSSTTDEALFSAGENHAVALRQDGTLLAWGCNDWGALGDGTTLSREVPAAVPGLTRVIAVAAGRYHTVALSQDGTVWAWGNNEWGQLGLGAAAPTTRGPTQVPGLAEVTAISVGLAHSVALRRDGTVWAWGHNVNGEVGDGSNVNRFSPVQVIGVSNVVAVAAGAIHTVALQRGGTVWSWGFNGNGQLGDSTGENRSVPGRVWGLTEAKTVDSHGDHTVALMRDGTVWAWGRNNWGQLGDGTATLRLTPVQVAIPEDVFAVSGGGDHTVALGRDGSVWAWGSNERGQLGFGTASGSRMPVRVYGIGEVVSIAAGWSNTLAVQRDGTFWAWGRNQCGQIGDGTMLDRTVPTSVPILDYSMGD, from the coding sequence ATGATTCGCCTTTCACGGTTGATGGAATGCCTGCTCCTGCTGGGAGCGGGCTGTGTGGTTCCGAGCATCGACGACCTCTGCCCGAAGGAGGTCATCCTGGCCTATCCCGATGAGGACGGAGACGGGTACGGAGCCGCCGGCGCAGAGGGCCGTCGCATCTGCGGGCGCGTGCCCAAGGGCTACTCCACGGTGGCGGATGATTGTGACGACCGTCCCGGTGTCGGTGCGCTGTTCCATCCTGGCGTCGCGGAGGTGTGTGACGGGGTCGACAACGACTGTGATGGCCTGAACGATGAAGGCTTCATGAGGGATTTCTACGCGGACAGGGATGGCGACGGGGTGGGGGCGGGCGACGCGGTGTCGGCCTGTGTCCCGCCCCCGGCGCATGTCGCTCTCGCGGGAGATTGCGATGACAATGACGCGGAGCGCGGTCCCGGCAGGTTCGAGGTTCTCGATGGCAAGGACAACAACTGTTCCAGCACCACGGATGAAGCGCTCTTCTCCGCGGGGGAGAACCACGCGGTGGCGTTGCGCCAGGACGGAACGCTGCTTGCGTGGGGATGTAACGACTGGGGTGCGCTCGGGGATGGCACGACCCTCAGCCGTGAGGTGCCCGCGGCGGTTCCGGGCCTCACCCGCGTCATCGCCGTTGCGGCGGGTCGCTACCACACGGTGGCGCTGAGTCAGGATGGCACCGTGTGGGCATGGGGGAACAACGAGTGGGGCCAGCTCGGCCTGGGAGCGGCGGCTCCCACGACGAGGGGGCCCACCCAGGTTCCAGGCCTTGCGGAGGTGACTGCCATCTCCGTGGGGCTGGCCCACTCCGTGGCGCTGCGGCGCGACGGCACGGTCTGGGCGTGGGGCCACAACGTCAACGGAGAGGTGGGGGACGGGAGCAACGTCAATCGCTTCAGCCCCGTGCAGGTGATTGGCGTCTCGAACGTCGTCGCGGTGGCTGCGGGCGCCATTCACACCGTGGCCTTGCAAAGAGGTGGCACGGTCTGGTCATGGGGGTTCAACGGGAATGGTCAGCTCGGGGATTCGACGGGGGAGAACCGCTCCGTGCCCGGCCGGGTCTGGGGGCTGACGGAGGCCAAGACGGTGGACTCCCACGGGGACCACACCGTGGCCTTGATGCGGGATGGCACCGTGTGGGCCTGGGGGCGGAACAACTGGGGGCAGCTCGGAGATGGGACGGCCACTCTCCGTCTCACGCCCGTGCAGGTTGCGATTCCGGAGGACGTTTTCGCCGTCTCCGGAGGGGGCGACCACACGGTGGCCCTGGGCCGGGACGGGAGCGTCTGGGCCTGGGGAAGCAACGAAAGAGGCCAACTGGGGTTCGGAACGGCCAGCGGCAGCCGGATGCCGGTGCGGGTGTATGGGATTGGAGAGGTGGTTTCCATCGCCGCCGGCTGGTCGAACACCCTGGCGGTGCAACGGGATGGCACCTTCTGGGCCTGGGGACGCAATCAGTGCGGACAGATAGGGGACGGGACGATGTTAGATAGAACGGTTCCGACGTCGGTGCCGATCCTGGACTACTCAATGGGGGATTGA